The following proteins are co-located in the Cupriavidus pauculus genome:
- the tam gene encoding trans-aconitate 2-methyltransferase encodes MTWSASQYVQFEDECTRPVRDLVAAIPTASARRVADVGCGPGNSTEVLAARYAQAEVTGLDSDADMIAAARKRLPGLRFDIAEVSQWTDAGPWDVILANAVFQWVPDHARLFPSLVGKLAPGGSLAMQMPDNLNEPPHLLMRETALQGPWAPKLAAAADAHTALASERWYYELLKPHCARVDIWRTIYQHPLQGGPAAVVEWFKGSGLRPFLAPLDAAEQADYLARYEAALAKVFPPMADGTVLLPFPRVFIVATR; translated from the coding sequence ATGACGTGGTCGGCCAGCCAGTACGTGCAGTTCGAGGACGAATGCACCCGCCCCGTGCGGGACCTCGTCGCCGCTATTCCCACCGCCAGCGCCCGCCGCGTGGCGGACGTGGGCTGTGGCCCCGGCAATTCCACGGAGGTCCTGGCGGCGCGCTATGCGCAGGCGGAAGTCACCGGCCTGGACAGCGACGCCGACATGATCGCCGCCGCGCGCAAGCGGCTGCCCGGCCTGCGCTTCGACATCGCCGAGGTTTCCCAGTGGACCGATGCCGGCCCCTGGGACGTCATCCTGGCCAACGCCGTGTTCCAGTGGGTGCCCGACCACGCGCGGCTGTTCCCGTCGCTGGTGGGCAAGCTGGCACCCGGCGGCAGCCTGGCCATGCAGATGCCCGACAACCTCAACGAACCGCCGCACCTGCTGATGCGCGAGACCGCGCTGCAGGGCCCGTGGGCGCCCAAGCTGGCGGCCGCGGCCGATGCCCACACCGCGCTGGCGTCCGAGCGCTGGTACTACGAACTGCTGAAGCCGCACTGCGCGCGCGTGGATATCTGGCGCACGATCTACCAGCACCCGCTCCAGGGCGGCCCGGCAGCGGTGGTGGAATGGTTCAAGGGCAGCGGGCTGCGGCCGTTCCTGGCGCCGCTCGACGCCGCCGAGCAGGCCGACTACCTGGCACGCTACGAGGCGGCGCTGGCCAAGGTCTTCCCGCCGATGGCGGACGGCACCGTGCTGCTGCCGTTTCCGCGCGTGTTCATCGTCGCCACGCGATAG
- a CDS encoding CHAD domain-containing protein: MSRPPELHRKMRPAAAFVALADAGLQAVHHHLDALQHRDEVEDVHDLRVAVRHLRAVTWAFGPVLPDSVKARWKQALHDVADAAGDVRDWDVFIAETLAPALAQQPANPVLAALIDTAQARRTTAHASMMTRLSRYRQAPLPTLKRDLAHLAARPSRGRMRTFGPRRIRKARADVRERARIARDGRTEHVHQLRIGNKRLRYAIEALSDVLPGRYRNKLRKKLVARQTELGAVIDGAVARRLMCECLGVDDPQA; this comes from the coding sequence ATGAGCCGTCCGCCCGAGCTGCACCGGAAGATGCGCCCCGCCGCCGCGTTCGTCGCGCTGGCCGATGCGGGCCTGCAGGCCGTGCACCATCACCTTGATGCCCTGCAACATCGCGACGAGGTGGAGGACGTGCACGACCTGCGCGTGGCCGTGCGCCACCTGCGGGCGGTGACATGGGCCTTCGGCCCGGTCCTGCCGGACAGCGTCAAGGCGCGCTGGAAGCAGGCGCTGCACGACGTGGCCGACGCCGCCGGCGATGTACGCGACTGGGACGTCTTCATCGCCGAGACCCTGGCCCCGGCACTGGCGCAGCAGCCCGCCAACCCCGTGCTGGCGGCACTGATCGACACCGCGCAGGCCCGCCGAACCACCGCGCACGCGTCGATGATGACAAGATTGTCACGTTACCGGCAGGCGCCGCTGCCTACGCTGAAGCGTGACCTGGCGCATCTGGCGGCGCGCCCGTCGCGGGGCCGGATGCGGACGTTCGGCCCGCGGCGGATCCGCAAGGCACGCGCCGACGTGCGCGAGCGGGCCCGCATCGCGCGCGACGGCCGCACCGAACACGTCCACCAGCTGCGCATCGGCAACAAGCGGCTGCGCTACGCGATCGAGGCGCTGTCCGACGTGCTGCCGGGCCGCTACCGCAACAAGCTGCGCAAGAAACTGGTGGCGCGGCAGACCGAACTGGGCGCCGTGATCGACGGCGCCGTGGCGCGCCGGCTGATGTGCGAATGCCTGGGCGTCGACGACCCGCAAGCCTGA